The Watersipora subatra chromosome 7, tzWatSuba1.1, whole genome shotgun sequence genomic interval GATGAGTTGAATAAGCAGCCAATCGCAAtcataacaataaatatttccTATCTTAATATAGCGGAAAGTCTTCAAAATGAATACAGAACTGATGGTAAAAGAATAATTAGAATTTTGCTCACATTTTCAgaactaaaatatattactagTGTATCACTGGCTGATAACACAATCACTCATTAGAAGCCATCAATGACTATCACTGCAGTGCAACGACCTTCAAAATGCACCATCTTCATCATAACCCTTGTCGGAGAAGTTGTCACTATACTCATCGTCTTCATCTGATGCTTGAGACAAGGCTTTGTAAGTCAGTCCGAGATTGCGTGTCTTACCAAACAGCGTCGTCTTTCCAAAAGCAGCATTTGACTCTAGATCGTCGCCTTCGTCTGAGCCAGCATGTATGGTAGAAGGTTTAGAGCTTGGCAATGAAGCAATGGCTTTAGCATTCCTCGTTTCAGCACTGGATCTGGTAACAGATTCTCCGGATGACTGGCGGGAGACGGTAGGAGGGTGCCGCTCTCCCTCCGCTGAAGACTTGCGGGATACAGTGGATCTTTCTGTTGAATCCACAGATGATTTCCTTACCATGGTAACATAAGGGGCGTCGGAAGAAGCTTTAGACAAAGACTCGGTTGATTTGTGGCTGAGAGCTTTATGTGTACTATTAGAGGGCAGTTCATGTGATGAATCGGACTTGTTTCCTTTTAGAGTGGAGGCTTTGGAAGCTCTGCTGATGGCAGATCTAACTGAAGCTTTATCAGAATTTTCTAGGGCCATCTCCTGAGCGTAGTCTTGCAGTGGATCCACGGATTGCTTGTACGCTTGCTCTGAAGGATGCGAGCTGACAGCTGATTTTATTGAAAACGTATCTATAAGGGACTTTTCTGCTTTCTGAGCGTGAAAAGATGCTGGTGGATTGACAGAAGTGTCTGGAACATCATTTAGgcctacaaaataagatcattTGATGATAAGCTCCTAAATAATTGCTGGTTGCTTACGACCAATACAATAAAATCTAAGCAAATGACGGACTTGTAACAGCAATTACGAGTGtagatattaaaaaaatttctagtAAAAGTAGCGGCGTTCCTACAACCTTTATGCGACGCTAAGAATTACTGATGTATGtactttttagatttttcgcTTAATATTTTTATCCGGCATATTTTTCAAAAGGAGCCAATGGATCCGGTGCTGAGGGCAGAAAAAAATGAACTCTATCGTAAGCGACCATTATTCAAAAGCAAGATGCAGAAGGGAAGTCAAGAACAGTAGTAGATAAACTTTCTTACAAAACATCACAGACAAACAGTAACAGTAttaaaaaactgataaatgaAAGAAGTTCGCAGAATTAGTATACATGTGAATAGATAGAGCAACCCATAACAGGTAAAAGCAACACCAATAGTCAAACTCGTCATCAATAAActcaaatgttttaatttgcACCTTCAGCTGATAGAATTTGACCTGGTAAGGAAGATTCAGAAACATACATCAACATTAAACATGACTTGAATTCATACAAAAGATGAGATATTCAACGGGTGAAGGAAATGTGATATAGTTAATCACTCACGCAACTTTGCTACCGAAAGAATTCTTAATTCTATTGCATGGCGGGGGCACTAAAAGTGTCTACATATTTTAGCAATGTCGCTGCATTGCATGTATTTAAAACAGACAAACATTTTTAAGTAAGGctgttaaaattaaacttttatatGCACCTGACAACTCCTCTCATAACAAGGACAATGTAAGCAGCAAGCTTGTTCTatcaataaaatgtaaaaaaacgtTAGTCTTTAGTCTCAGAATGCTTGGGTGACTTTGTTATTGAGAAAGATGACGATTTGGTTCATTAAATGGTGTGTTCACTAAATGTATAAAGACATGTTAATATCACTCCCAAAGTGCTAACTATTTATCACTGTATAGCATTCATGCTACCACTATGGTCGGCCATAGAGGATGCAGCAGGAatgatgaaaagtgttttgaaacatgtttttaaaacacatttcTGAAAAGTGTTTCATTTGACAATTTTTGAATATACTGTTTGCCAGTTGACACTTTTCATTGATCCATTTGCTGCAAGGTGAGCAATGATCACAAAACTACTGCCAATGGCATTTTTGTTACTTCCTTCTTCTAAGAGATTGAAAGCAAATTCAAAATCTTTCCCCATTCCTCATCTGACTGCTGCCAACCTTCAGCACCTCCGCCTTGAACATGTACAGAGTTCAGTAGAGAAATTAGCATCTCATACCCAGCAAGTCTATCAGAGCGTCATCCATCTCTTTACTAGGAGTGTCAGGGGCAGCCTTTCTCGAACTGCTTTTGATGGAACTGACAGAAGCAGTCTTTTCAGAAACCTCAACAATATCTGTCAGACTCTGCAGCTCAGCTCCTGCCAAAAAGAACAAGGACACTCTTTTAGAGCGGTTTCCCTGTAGGCTATTACCTTACCCTGTAGGCTATTAAAACATTAAACATACCCTCCATTAATACAATACAAGCAAAATAACGTAATGAAAATATACAATAGGCAGTTTTCTTGCATAGATGTTGCACAATATTCGATGTGTGAAAATATGAGTGAAACACCCTTTTCTACAATTGTTTCTTTACCTCTCTATATTGAGGAAACTACCATTGTAAATGCGTTTGTATAATGAAAATACCATTGTAAATGCGTTTGTATAAAAAACTACCATGTAAAAATGCTTAAATCTCCAAATCAATTGTAACAAACCAATAAACAAGAGATCTTATAAGTAATTAATATCTATTCAAAATCATTCAGCATCTCTAAAGATATTGATAGAGGTATGACAACTCTAAAGCTCTTAACACTGGAAGTGCATATCGTGGGCTGAGCGCAAAATTGTTGTAACTTCCCTTATGTTCTATATGAAGTTACAACAATTTTGCGCTCAGCCAACAATATGTGATTGCTAGGAGTCAGAACTAACCTCCTAACTGACGATAGCTGTCTACCACATCCCCTGATGCTtttcccttctctccctctctgctGCCTACCCTGACATTTCTGAATTGAGACGCGTCGCCTGCGTAACcagttgttttagttttagATCTTACTGGTGGTCGAGAGCTGCCCATTCCTACATCTTCAGGATTCTCTCTGAATGGTGGGTGGCTGTCGATACCTAAATCCTCCCTCAAGTTATCCAGCATGCTGCGCATGCGATCCTGGGTTAAAGTCAAGTTAAGCTGAACCCCATGCTGGTTGGTGTGAGCGATTAGACTACACCATGTCCACATACACAGTACACTAtgttttcatgctttgaatTGGTTCGGAGTTGTCCAATGCTGAAAATTTCGCACCCTACCATTTCAATGATTTGGAGTTACAATATAGATCTTTCCAAAATTCGCGATGCATTCCACAAAAGTTGTTAAAGTAGACTAGCTTTCGAGTCAAGGTCACTTTTAGACTCGTGTGTATtcaactagttgcactaaaaagtaattatttcatcatcctCGTACGAGCAATTTGTCCTTGGCATGCAAATGCTAATGTAAAGGAAAAAAGTCAAACAGAAACAGTCATAAGTAGCAGCCGAACATTTTCGTAAGAGAGACGCGCGCAATTGcgtgctaaaatatttttaccttCATTAGGGAGATCTTAGCTGAGTATTACCGATTTGGTTCCATCAACATTGAGCGGTTCTCTGATGTTGAAGTACTCACAGTGAATGCCTTTGCACAATTTAGTGATAAAAAATGGCGGCGAATTTGTTCAAATTTCACTGTTTCTACTATTCGGAGTGGAAGCAGGTCCAAACCCAGTCAAAGCATGGAAACGCAGTAATAATGGCCggacaaaattatttaaattttatttaaataattttaaaataatttatttatttaaatgataaaatttattttaaacatgattcaaGTAATCATTGCACTAATACAATGAAGTGGGTGCTACAACACACGGCATGGTTTCAAGTAATCATTGCACTAATCCAATGAAGTGGGTGCTACAACACACGGCATGGTTTCAAGTAATCATTGCACTAATACAATGAAGTGGGTGCTACAACACACGGCATGGTATTTAGTTATCACTCTTTGGGTTTACGCTATGATCTTAATAAACcaaaaatgaatttaatttcatTCAACAAAGTGTTGTCATTTTGATAATTTCAATGCATTTGATTTTTCCAGTGTACTTTAGCAGTTCAGGACAGAGTGAGCACATTTCCTGATAAACATTTTACTCAACTAAATCATAATCAATAGTTacggaaaacagaatctcataCCTCATCCAGTTTTGCTTTGTTCTTCTGCACGTGCTCCTCAAAGACATTGCATAACACTCTGTTTGTGAATATGCCTCTCGTTAGCACATCATTTGTCACCTCAGTAATAAAGTCAAGGTATGACAACTCTTCTTCTCTGAAGATAACGAGAGCATTGCGCTTTATGTTAGCCCCATGAGAAATTAGGATGTAATTTACAAAATATATGTAACAGGACTCGCttttaacaacaaataaaatataatcagTTACATATTCATAATGTGGAATGAGTATTAATTACACTATTGAATTTCCCTAGTTTAACTTATGAATGAAAGAACCAGATACCAATAGGGTAGCCAATGAACTGATTTCCTGTATTAATATTAGTGATTACAGTTACGGAAGCCAGTTCTTGTTACATGATTACTAGTTTGTTATGATCTACTTTTATCTTGTTCACATAACTTTTGCCAATTAAATGAACTGTAATTTACAAATAGTCATTTATCTGAGGGTTTAGCTTATCATGTCAATGAATAGTATTAACTGAGAAGTAGTATGTAGAATGAGTAGTCACTGATTAGCATAACAACTCGGCATAGTTTCCTAAGGTAAAATTTTGCACTAGATGTGGACGATGCTGAACCAAAAATGATAAAGTTCAAATAACATTGATGccttattatatacatacatatatacctatTATAGACAATTGATAGCGATGCGTGCACTATAACAATTATACAATTGAAGCATAAGTCTATGCAAAACACCCATAGCATTGCCTCCCAAGCATTCAAAAGATGAATCAACAGAATTGTTTCTATATTACGGTAACAATCCACCGTGTCCAGCTCAAATGTACAGTATAGCATCACAATACCTCTGTTCTTGTCAAATCACTGGTGAATCTCACCACAGGTAGCTATAGCAACGGCTTTTAAAAGATAGAAGCTAACAAAACCAGAAAGTGAGTATATTTAGAGTGAAATGAAAGAACAACAGCAAATTTTACAGCATTGAATACTCATTGAAAAAATCTACAACATTTTAAACTGACTCCTCAAGAGAACAAGCCTACGCCATCAAGAGGACTAACATGCCCAAAGGTTTGAGCTTATTGTTGAAAACTTGGCCTGAGCTCGACAACTTTTTGTAAGACGTCTCCTTCAAGGGGAGTGTTTTTAATATGAAGCATCTGATCAGGCAGTTCAAGACATCCATATGTACCAGATGCGGCGGTTGGCATTGCAAGGTACTGCTGAGCTAGATGTGAAAGGTTTGGCAGGTTGTTCTCATTGGCTTGCCAGTAGCTCAGGACATCACAGTCCTCTTGCACAAGTGGCTCATCAAAGTACCTCAAGGCTTCTGACGTGACAGTCCCGGCTTGTAAAGATTCCGGCTGCTGTTTCAATATTCTTGTAAAGAAACCTCCAGACTGAAAAGGCATTGCATGAACCTCCTTAACGTCAGCTGTTTCCGGTTTgactattttactgttcttcAGGACGTCTATGAAGGCTTTCTTGAAGTAGTCTTGATTGCCTGAGTCACACCACTGCAACTTGAACCGAGGGTCGAGTATTGTAGCAGTGGTATACATGTTGCTCTCTCCATTGTCTATCACTTCTGCAGCTTGATAAAACTCCTTTTTGAGCTCAATGAGTAGCCTAGAGTTAGGGTACGCCTCTTCGTAGTCTTTCAGAGCTGCCTTGAGCAACTTTATCGAAGCGAACGCCAAGCTACAAGTTACTGTGTTTAAAGTCCTAATTCGTTCCGCCACTTCTTGAAAAGGTCTGAGAATTTCTATGACTGTAGAGATCAATGCTATGTCATCTGCTGTAGTGGAATCGCTAGACCCTTCTGTACAAAGCACCATATCTAAGAGTTTGAGCTGTTCGAACCAGGGAAAAGATTCGCAGTTGGTTATATCCTGGCCCCAACTTCTGCCATTAGATTTGAGAAGCGTTTGTGAAATGTTGTGTATGATGTCTAGTGTCTCTTGTCCAGACCTTAGGACTGCATTGACAACAGCCTGATCCAGTAACGAACCATACCCTTTTTGCTCAGGCTGCTGAGAGTTCCCTGAAAACAAACTGTTCGACATTTTGGCAGGAACAAGGAATCCAGGAAGGCTATGAACATCAGCAAGCCCGCAAAGCGTTGCAAGAATTTCAGACTCTCCAATAATCTCTGACAAACATTCTTTCTGAGCGTTCTTCCAGTCTTGCTCAGTTGGATCTGCCCCAAAACGGTGAGTGGACGCAAACAGCTCATGCTGGAAAGACCAATTTTCGATGTAATGTAATGAGAACGTCGCCAGTTTTACACCAGGTTTATTGGTAGGCCAAAATTCTTGAGACAGATAAAAACTCTGCACAGACTTTAATTTATCAATTTGTCTCATCCTGTGCCTTGCGTGTGTTTTTTCTACCACGTCCGTCACATCTTGAAGTGAAGGGATAGGATAGTTTGAATTTAAAGACTTCACAAGTCTTACAAATCTTGAACTTTCAACCAGCTTCAGCGACATCAGGTCACCTACAAGATCCGAAAGTTGTCAAGTAACTTCTAACGCTGACATTAACAAATGAGACCAAACACCCTGATGGTTTCTAAGCACTACGTGGCTTGACAAGTCTTTATAATCAGAATGCTTATGAATTCACTATGTGTACCTTATACATATAACAACAGAATATCTTTTGTGTATAATGGGTGAGCAATAGGCCCTCGGTGAGCCCTACACAGAACTATAAACTTGAAGTTATTTTTCCAAGCTGCTTTTAGCAATATGAATTGCCAATGTGAATTTCCTATGCGTACCTTATATAACAGCAAAACGTTTCTAGTGTATTAGAGCTTCACAAAAATCCTTCTTTTTAGTCCTATGCAAAactataaacttggagttattttCTATATGCCACTTTTAGTGGTATGTGACTGCATAAGCCTAATCAAACAGTTTATCATACATTAAATGCATTTGCTACAAGGCAACTGCTTGGTTATTATAGCCTAAAACAACCCAAACACTGAGCAGATATCAGGCTATGACTTTTGTGGATGCATCAACACACATGCATTTAACGGCTGTTAATGAACTTTACCTGATTCAGTTATCATGTACTATGAATAAGACAGAGACATTTCTTCTAAAACTGAGGATTACACAAGTGAAATCCAAATGCTTTACATGTACCTACGCTTCACATGTAGCTACGCTTCACATGTACCTATGCTTCACATGTACCTACGCTTCACATGTACCTACGCTTCACATGTACCTACGCTTCACATGTACCTACGCTTCACATGTACCTACGCGTGCATGTACCAACGCGTGCATGTACCTACGTGTACATGTACCTACGCATGCATGTACCTATGCGTACATGTACCTACGCGTACATGTACTTATGAACCTACGCATAGGGCACTCATAAAAGCATCTAGACAACCAGCATAAACAAATTATAGACTTGCGGCTACAGCATGTTGTTATTGATTCCTTTTCAAGTTTAGATTAAGTCTAGCTTATGAGTAAGTATGTAGCCTGAAGTCGAAGAACGCAGGTAAATGTGAGCGATTAAATGTACACAGATTTAGCAGTATACGCCTTAATCTTGATTATCACTACCAACCTCTCCGCCTTTACTCATTTAAGGGTTTCTTTTCTTTGCAAGATCTCGCCTTCTTTCTCACAATAAGTATTAGATGGACGCCTAGATTTTTCAAAGAATTGACCTCAAAGaatgtttgcttcaatttttcaattatttgttgtaggattttttaaaattataaaaataactttttataatCTTAGCTCTCCTTGTTCGCTTGCTCTAGTTGAATTGAAATGCatactttttaaaacaaaatataggtATGAACCACTGTATAATATTCTTTAGCAAAATAGGACCCAAATACTCGTATGTAAAGGAGCGATGAGGAATGCTTTACAAAACTACAATTTGTAAAAAACTGCATGTTAAAAATTACTTTGTACATCGACAAAAAAATTTGCTGAAATTTTCCAGCTTTTGTTGAGGTAACAATACGTAGAGGTTTGCCTGATCAGTGATGCTCAATCCTATAGTTGAGGCTGAAAGGATAATTTTGCACctgaaaataatttatttacaacttttatatactataaaagctatactataatactataatatactataataattaatatataattactatataatatactataatatactatagtatactataatatactataaaagctatagcaaaataataaactaatttATAATTATCTTTAACATTGATACCATAGTAATACCCTAATACcgttgtatatgtatatatataaatatatatacatacttttaTTCAGCAGTCcacaataatttaaaaaaaagtttcacATTTGGTGCcacaacaaaaaatttaaaaatgaaggtATTTGCAGGAAGTGTGATATatgtaagaaaaaaatttatacCAAGACTTGAAACTCCTAGGGTATACATCTTATCTCTTTTCACAATGGATTAAAAGaattagcaataaaatttttgagCACATCTTTTGGTATGCACAAAATGTCTGGTACTTAATATTTAAGCATTAACCAGTATTAATGATATCACAGCTTTAACTTaatgaaattataaaattataagtGGTGTTTCAAGAAATACTAGAATACTGGCAAGGCAACAACACTGCAACAAGTTCTCACACAGTTAACTAGCATCCACTAAAAGCATTAGTGCTGTCATTAAAATTTAGAAAACTAAAATTAGATGTTATACCtaaatatttctttaaattttattaaggTATTTAATATTGCCGAAATAACTTTTAATCTGACAGTCACAAACACTTGAGTATCTGAAATAATCCAGTCCTGATTCTTGACATTTCCTCAGGTCTAGGTAATAAAAGCATTATCACTAGCTAACATTATCACGACTGGATAACATCCAAGCTAATCATTTGAGCTATATATGACATAATGGACCAGGTGCTTGTCGCCAGATGCTTGTTATCTCCAGCTTGGTTTAGTGGCCAACACCATTATAGTAGAAATAGGTCAATAGCTGTTTTCAGAAAAACAATTCCAATTGAGATATTGCTAAAACGGAGGTTTTTGTGAGATTAGATTGTGACTGCTGCGGTGCCAATTTTGTATATAGAGTAGGGCAGGATAACACTGTCTCTATCAACAAGAAACAGACTGTCAGAATTAGGATCCTACACAAAATGCAATTTTTCTCTAACGGATGTGCTAGCCTAATTGGTATGAGTTTTCAAGAGCACTGATATGAAAACTGAAATGGTAGTCGTATGCAGAACGCTGTTGAATTGCTAGCAAACCAAATTTTGCATACCATTTACGGTAATTTTGCCAAAATTCTATTGGCCGAAATAGACATTATATGCCGAAAGGCCATTTGTCGAAATTAAAGCCTTTCGCCGAAAAGGGGTTatattctaaaatttaggctaatAATCGAAAACTTAAGTTATTTAGtcgaaaataataataacattggataaaatattattctttaaaatattaataGTGGGCTTTACCtgttagctaaatttatattcAACATAGTATTAGTTTAGCGTTATAGTTTGGTACTAACTCTAACAGCTAAACATATGCTATGTTACCATGTTATGTTTTATGCTGTACCATAAAAATACTTCACACACAGTTTTGATACTTCTTTTTTTCATACAATTTACTGACAcgcatatttatttgttttacaggCTATGTATAGCAAAACCTTTTAAGATGACATAATTGTGATGTTACGGCTACATTTGTACTTGTTAAGAATTATAGCAACATGATAGTGTTATGATACAAGTCTTTTCAATAGTCTTAAATTTTGATTAATAGTCTATGAATATGTCTAATAGCAACAGCGGCAACAACGGTTTCGACCATTATCTTTTTGACTAAACCTCCATATACCATGCATACAAGAAAGCCATCCAAATAGATAAGGTAGTAACTACTATCAACCTCTTGTTACATAACTTGTTGACAAGTTATTGTTGGCCCTGCAACTTGTTGACACTGCTGAGCTTACGCAACACTACATACGAAACATTTGCATGTCTTCAGCTTTCAACTCAAAATTAGTGTTTTAAGTCATCATCATATGCAGGTTCCCTAGGTTGTGCGCTATTTACAGGTCTCACGAAGACTGGTGTCAACAGAACTACTGACAACAAGTGTTCGCGAGTGTCAACAAGTGTTAGCAAGTGTTGACAGGTGTTAACAAGTGAGCATAAACTACAATTTAGGAGCttgttaatcaacaaaaacatGACTCAGCTAAGGATCAAGTGATAAGACAAAGGAAAGATTTGAGGTTCAATTTGATAGAAACCTCAGGCAAGCACAAGCGTAGCACACCTCAAGTCACTACCGATGCCTATTATGATGCTAAATACCTAGCCTACCAGATGACAAGTTGGGCTGTTTTGCTTACCTATTATGAAGTCCATCAGCGCTTCTGTAGTTGTCTGATGAGAATTCGAGGACTTGTTCTTCACAGGCCCTGTCAAATCTTCAAACTCGACTTTGATTGATGTATCGGAGGGACTGCTCGCACTGCTTGGCTCTTTGACAGTTGATGTTGGCAAATGGCGAGGTATTAGAGATCCAAAGTTGTCTCCCCTCGGAAGCAATGGGCTCGCATGACTCGTCGGAGCAAAAGACCTCATCGCGTTTAAAGAGCTCGCTTCGTCAAGTGATGCCACAGAGAAATTCGCTGCTGAATCTTCCGGATTGTATCGCCCGGTTTTCATCTGATAATCGACATACGCTTCCGGGTGTGACTTGCGAAGGTGTGTAATGAAATTCGACTTAACTCGGAGTGTTCCGCTGATATGTTTGTGGCAAATGTTGCACGGCGCTTTAATAGAATCTCTCCTCGCTTCATCCGTCAGCGCCTGACATCTTTCTGCATTACTCTCAATCGGTCCAAAATAGTCAAGGATTTGTACTCGACGCCGTTTATTACTGAACTCCATGTTAGGAAAGCACTGTTGTCATTCACTACTAGCTCGCCAGTTACTAACCTACTAATGACGCGCAGCATTGAAATACTAACAAGCTTGTGCTAGCAATGCTTGTCATTGAATGCTGGCTGATAATGGAAATTGAATTACATTACGCTTGAGTGCAGATCAATCAATAGCTGCAATGCGCTGTTAATTACAGCCAGTAATGGTAGGAGCAATGCTAGGGGTTTATAAGTAATTATGTTGACTCAGGTTAGCCTGTGCACTAGCCAATGGGCTAATCCGTGATAAATGATTGCTTATAGTTCTAATGTAAAATGCTGATACTCCTATAGGAAAAGGCCGGCtttaataaagctattaaatgAAAAATACTTAACCTTGACCCTCTAGATTAAGGGCTGAAGCCATTTGTATACTTTTGAATTTATTAATTGCATATTAATCGTATTATAGTACGACGTTTTGAAAGCAACCGTCTGCAACAGGTACTGAACATTCATTAGttatttgtagcatttttagCCGAAACTCTCTAAAATAGTATAAACCTGGTAACAAAAATATCAATCCATTGCTTTACTTTTAAACAATTTGTAAATAAGATGTCACAAAAACTCTCAACACGGCTATATACCTTTAAAAGGGCTCTCAAAATCTTCATGGAAGTTGGGGAAAACATGTCCCAGTTGTTTGTCAAGTAATCTGACTCGAAAAATGTCTAAATCTTCTAATCTTGAGCGTGACATAACACTTGTCTACTTAACAAAAAGTGAACAGGAGTCAGAGCTCTGGGCAAAGTTTTTTAGCTTTCCCATTGTcttaaaagaataaaatattaatacaacGATGGAGGAAAGGTTACAAAACAGAGCTTATGTATGATTTGCATCGTAGCTATTTGGGACCCACAGAATTATCTATGAAAATCAGTAGCCTACATCAAGTTAAAGTTGGCCAGACACTGTAGCTAAAACAGAATGAACTATTAGAAAGGTGTGTATGgataatactataataatatataatactataataataatctatatatataatgatgaaAGTATGTGTGCCTCTCCAGttattagctattattagaatagcgaagctggacaatgctgatgtaatgtcattagaagcctagcgcttattaactagcttactggaattttccattagtaatgtgccaggctaatagtggtaggtgagcaagtggtaggcaactctcatcacttctcaatGTTAATAAGCTAATTTTGATACCATTTTCCagtgacaatgtgccaggctaatagcaagtgatagGAAACTCCCAtcacctctcattgtttataagctgatttctaatacccgggcaatgctgggaggcacagctagtctatatatatcaACCTCAGTGTTTGTCCATCTGTCGTTTTTCATTCGTCTGTTTTGTTATAGCGATTAAAGTCTTAGGAAGGAAAAATCTGCTTCCCACTGGATTTAaactcagaacctccaggtCAACAACCAGTGAGATAACCTACTACACTAGATTGCcattgccatactatggaataatagTACACATACCTATGCATTACTTGCAAAAATTCTAGAATGCTTCAAATTAATGTTAATGTTAGAGATTATAAGTGTAATGTAACCGAGAGCCGTGTTCATCTCTCCGAGGCCACGGTTGGAGGCTggagaaaaatattgcatcgtATGAGATACGAACTTGTATAAAATAGTAGCTGCAACAAGCTGAAACAGCTAAAAAGCTGCAACAGTAGCTTAATCTAGCTACAGTAGCAGTAAAATTCTGCTCAATTCCTTAATGACGAGCGCCCAACAAGTAGATGAGACTCACCACCCCAGCTAGAGTTGTTTAAATTATACCATATGCCTAGATGAGCTATGCTAGCGTATAAGCACATAGAATTAGCTGTTTCAGAAGGAACTTGTATTTTGGTTGCCCGAGTTCAATGTTTTGTTATTGTTCaaagaaacatttttcaactaGAAGAGTCTACACGTTTAAATTGCTGATACCAGACATGCCATAGACATGCCATAGACACAGGCATACCATAGACATGCCATAGACACAGACATACCATAGACATGCCATAGCGTGCTCATATACTACATCAATAGTTACTGGAGTTTTTATCTACAGACT includes:
- the LOC137400578 gene encoding uncharacterized protein — encoded protein: MNAHYRKLLNAKSAIDASVPRAYVSSQKVRDRHTRNEILSNGKRSASAGAGRPMNARGSRPSSARHSRPGSSRNAGTRKQFDTQAVEPFKLDDNDYENFTQDEINCINAMVNDTIDSERLDRVLNGGVPQLQAKGSVPKLDISIDQDHMKWLQDQSARKESKSYRPLEEELAVTGPGRAPSRGGAYTRSKIKKERSTQTLNADAQRRRSTQTLNADAQRRRSTQTLNADAQRRRSTQTLNADAQRRRSTQTLNADAQRRRSTQTLNADAQRRRSTQTLNADAQRRRSTQTLNADAQRRRSTQTLNADAQRRRSTQTLNADAQRRRSTQTLNADAQRRRSTQTLNADAQRRRSTQTLNADAQRRRSTQTLNADAQRRRSTQTLNADAQRRRSTQTLNADAQRRRSTQTLNADAQRRRSTQTLNADAQRRRSTQTLNADAQRRRSTQTLNADAQRRRSTQIQRNPELLGDVLEQVIKLIACFPNMEFSNKRRRVQILDYFGPIESNAERCQALTDEARRDSIKAPCNICHKHISGTLRVKSNFITHLRKSHPEAYVDYQMKTGRYNPEDSAANFSVASLDEASSLNAMRSFAPTSHASPLLPRGDNFGSLIPRHLPTSTVKEPSSASSPSDTSIKVEFEDLTGPVKNKSSNSHQTTTEALMDFIIGDLMSLKLVESSRFVRLVKSLNSNYPIPSLQDVTDVVEKTHARHRMRQIDKLKSVQSFYLSQEFWPTNKPGVKLATFSLHYIENWSFQHELFASTHRFGADPTEQDWKNAQKECLSEIIGESEILATLCGLADVHSLPGFLVPAKMSNSLFSGNSQQPEQKGYGSLLDQAVVNAVLRSGQETLDIIHNISQTLLKSNGRSWGQDITNCESFPWFEQLKLLDMVLCTEGSSDSTTADDIALISTVIEILRPFQEVAERIRTLNTVTCSLAFASIKLLKAALKDYEEAYPNSRLLIELKKEFYQAAEVIDNGESNMYTTATILDPRFKLQWCDSGNQDYFKKAFIDVLKNSKIVKPETADVKEVHAMPFQSGGFFTRILKQQPESLQAGTVTSEALRYFDEPLVQEDCDVLSYWQANENNLPNLSHLAQQYLAMPTAASGTYGCLELPDQMLHIKNTPLEGDVLQKVVELRPSFQQ
- the LOC137400577 gene encoding uncharacterized protein, which translates into the protein MAESCYIYFVNYILISHGANIKRNALVIFREEELSYLDFITEVTNDVLTRGIFTNRVLCNVFEEHVQKNKAKLDEDRMRSMLDNLREDLGIDSHPPFRENPEDVGMGSSRPPVRSKTKTTGYAGDASQFRNVRVGSREGEKGKASGDVVDSYRQLGGAELQSLTDIVEVSEKTASVSSIKSSSRKAAPDTPSKEMDDALIDLLGLNDVPDTSVNPPASFHAQKAEKSLIDTFSIKSAVSSHPSEQAYKQSVDPLQDYAQEMALENSDKASVRSAISRASKASTLKGNKSDSSHELPSNSTHKALSHKSTESLSKASSDAPYVTMVRKSSVDSTERSTVSRKSSAEGERHPPTVSRQSSGESVTRSSAETRNAKAIASLPSSKPSTIHAGSDEGDDLESNAAFGKTTLFGKTRNLGLTYKALSQASDEDDEYSDNFSDKGYDEDGAF